Proteins encoded together in one Vitis vinifera cultivar Pinot Noir 40024 chromosome 4, ASM3070453v1 window:
- the LOC100256234 gene encoding uncharacterized protein LOC100256234 gives MNGNVIIVAVDASKEITDYALEWAVRNLIKAMDSLILLAVVPSCGRPLASRSQTHQFLSCLLKKLGLRQEESSTSDQAGLVNRAQDDASNRINGVCVQMMQQLCLAHNVKQVQTAAEVLADAEMGAVATKAGELGATWIILDRRLKKESDCCLKQLDCNVVLIDHAIPRILRAVDPPKLRKLATRELQTDPTVADMLGIIPTYNLAYNPDCNSLTTRSSLGLDSPCNGTDASSFMSNDKDKFSKASPSVADLKPVGSTFHLNSQYFHQVVEVEEERFDFTPSYSKSQPLAMVPRLDTVQSPQKSPACTMKEKTKACNALPKIQNDENRGTRRSIDSPRMWRNLGSPKQSTQLTTRRDSMATNRIEPITSPLSSTIDRTSSIRKTMSLSIKHPPTPPPLCSVCKHNAPIFGKAPRKFDYKEIIKATDGFSRQNFLAEGGYGAVYRGVLPDGQVVAVKQHKMLSAQGASEFCSEVEVLRCAQHRNLVMLVGYCVEVKWILVYEFACNGSLDKHLYGRETNEVMSWDSRMKVALGAARGLRYLHEDCRVGCIVGDFGLARWQADGQTAEETRVIGAFGYLAPEYTQTGLITEKADVYAFGVVLLELLSGCKATELSRHLGQQLLLDWASLIPYPQLFLASEKNIRGCPLLEMKMIDPRLEDNYVAKEVECMMVAASLCLTSPGKETQNVLKILEGDVPGDHMANRNGHHISFYQKQESKKVYGADKPLNETIVHSPSSHLMRLKHHMKFSPSRVRPPKYNDWNGSFKPMTPSDKRNEILLLRQSILLEGCPSSILLLALWFENHPLHPDEESCRERTPICIYAAPGSSIVNSLKKLQLLRSKLHPERPLTSLLNTDLRHRECRLGARGYH, from the exons ATGAATGGCAATGTGATAATAGTGGCAGTTGATGCAAGCAAAGAGATCACAGACTATGCACTCGAATGGGCAGTACGCAACCTGATCAAAGCCATGGATTCTTTGATTCTTCTCGCTGTTGTTCCTTCATGTGGACGTCCTCTGGCTAGCCGAAGCCAGACCCATCAGTTTCTTTCTT GTCTGCTAAAGAAACTGGGTCTTAGGCAGGAGGAGAGTTCAACATCTGATCAGGCGGGCCTTGTTAATAGAGCTCAGGATGATGCATCCAATCGAATCAACGGTGTCTGTGTTCAGATGATGCAGCAACTGTGTTTAGCCCACAATGTCAAGCAG GTCCAAACTGCAGCTGAAGTTCTAGCTGATGCAGAGATGGGGGCGGTTGCTACAAAAGCCGGAGAACTAGGAGCAACCTGGATCATTCTGGATAG GCGGTTGAAGAAGGAAAGCGATTGCTGCCTGAAGCAACTGGACTGCAACGTCGTACTTATAGACCATGCCATCCCAAGGATCCTTAGGGCGGTTGATCCACCAAAATTAAGAAAACTTGCTACGAGGGAACTTCAAACCGATCCTACAGTAGCTGACATGCTTGGCATTATTCCTACTTATAATCTCGCTTATAATCCTGATTGCAACAGTCTAACAACCAGAAGCAGTCTCGGTTTAGATAGCCCTTGTAATGGAACGGATGCCTCATCCTTCATGTCCAATGACAAGGACAAGTTCAGTAAGGCCAGCCCTTCAGTTGCTGACCTCAAACCGGTTGGTTCCACTTTTCATCTGAACTCTCAGTACTTCCACCAAGTAGTGGAAGTGGaagaagaaagatttgactTCACCCCTTCATACAGTAAATCTCAGCCATTGGCAATGGTGCCGAGATTAGACACTGTCCAGTCACCTCAAAAGTCACCAGCCTGCACGATGAAGGAGAAAACCAAGGCCTGCAATGCTCTTCCAAAGATCCAAAATG ATGAGAACAGAGGTACTAGAAGATCAATTGATTCGCCGCGCATGTGGAGAAACTTGGGGAGTCCAAAGCAATCAACTCAGCTGACTACCAGAAGAGACTCTATGGCTACCAACAGAATTGAACCAATCACGTCTCCTCTTTCTTCAACCATCGACAGAACTTCAAGCATCAGAAAAACCATGTCACTTTCCATCAAACACCCACCCACTCCCCCACCCCTTTGCTCAGTTTGCAAGCACAATGCTCCAATTTTTGGCAAGGCACCAAGGAAATTCGACTACAAAGAAATCATCAAAGCAACAGATGGGTTTTCGAGGCAGAACTTCTTAGCAGAAGGTGGATATGGTGCTGTCTACAGAGGGGTCTTGCCTGACGGGCAGGTTGTTGCAGTGAAGCAACACAAGATGTTGAGTGCACAAGGAGCGTCAGAGTTTTGCTCCGAAGTTGAAGTACTGAGGTGTGCACAGCATAGGAATTTGGTGATGCTGGTGGGATATTGTGTGGAGGTCAAGTGGATCCTTGTATACGAGTTTGCTTGCAATGGCTCTTTGGACAAGCATTTGTATG GAAGAGAAACAAATGAAGTAATGAGTTGGGACAGTAGGATGAAGGTTGCATTAGGAGCTGCAAGAGGTTTGAGATATCTTCATGAAGATTGCAGAGTGGGTTGCATC GTGGGTGATTTTGGTCTAGCAAGATGGCAAGCAGACGGCCAAACAGCTGAGGAAACACGGGTTATCGGTGCATTCGG CTACTTGGCGCCCGAGTACACGCAGACTGGACTAATAACAGAGAAAGCTGATGTATATGCATTTGGAGTTGTTCTGTTAGAGCTGTTAAGTGGCTGCAAGGCCACAGAGCTGTCCAGACACTTGGGACAGCAACTCCTACTAGACTGGGCAAGTTTGATCCCTTACCCTCAATTGTTTCTGGCTTCTGAGAAAAACATAAGG GGTTGCCCACTGCTTGAGATGAAGATGATAGATCCTAGATTGGAGGATAACTATGTAGCGAAGGAAGTAGAGTGTATGATGGTTGCAGCCAGCTTATGTCTCACCTCACCCGGAAAAGAGACCCAGAAT gttttaaaaatattggaagGAGATGTGCCTGGTGATCATATGGCTAATCGTAATGGACATCATATCTCTTTTTACCAGAAACAAGAGTCGAAGAAGGTTTATGGTGCGGATAAACCATTGAATGAAACAATAGTTCACAGCCCTTCCTCACATTTGATGAGACTGAAGCATCATATGAAATTCAGTCCATCCAGAGTGAGGCCACCTAAATATAATGACTGGAATGGCTCATTCAAGCCCATGACACCCTCTGATAAGCGCAATGAG ATCTTACTTTTGAGACAATCAATCCTACTGGAGGGATGTCCATCATCTATTCTACTACTGGCATTGTGGTTTGAAAACCACCCCCTGCACCCAGATGAAGAAAGTTGCAGGGAGAGGACACCCATTTGTATCTATGCCGCCCCTGGGAGTTCCATAGTAAATTCTCTGAAGAAATTACAGTTACTCAGGTCAAAGCTCCATCCAGAGAGGCCCTTGACCTCTCTGCTGAATACCGATCTCAGACACAGGGAGTGCAGATTGGGAGCAAGGGGATACCACTAA
- the LOC104879117 gene encoding VAN3-binding protein-like, producing MSLFMLSLYHVFGSPNACEGSLVGRWLKERKEKKKEETRAQNAQFPAAVSVAGVVTAIAAIAATTAASSGAGVDEQMAKTDMAVISAATLVAAQCVEMAEAMGADCEHLASVVGSAANVRSAGGIMTLIVSVATLKARALKQVWNIAVAITVEAALDRKHNGPALLWKMISCIFIVVGSAPVEIL from the coding sequence ATGTCGTTGTTCATGCTGTCGCTATATCATGTATTCGGATCCCCTAATGCTTGTGAGGGCAGCCTCGTCGGCAGATGGCTTAAAGAACgcaaagagaagaagaaagaggagaCTAGAGCCCAGAATGCCCAGTTCCCTGCCGCTGTTTCTGTCGCAGGAGTGGTGACTGCCATCGCTGCAATAGCAGCCACCACAGCTGCCTCTTCCGGAGCCGGAGTGGACGAGCAGATGGCAAAGACCGACATGGCGGTCATCTCTGCCGCCACCCTTGTCGCCGCCCAGTGCGTGGAGATGGCCGAGGCAATGGGCGCCGATTGCGAACACCTAGCTTCAGTGGTCGGATCCGCCGCCAATGTCCGATCTGCCGGCGGTATCATGACCTTGATAGTCTCCGTAGCCACATTGAAGGCAAGGGCGTTAAAGCAGGTTTGGAATATAGCAGTAGCTATTACTGTCGAGGCTGCACTTGATAGGAAGCATAACGGGCCTGCTCTCCTATGGAAGATgatttcttgtatttttatCGTGGTGGGGTCGGCAcctgttgagatattatga
- the LOC100257865 gene encoding violaxanthin de-epoxidase, chloroplastic, which translates to MALAAHPTCFSHDESTSSCCASWLKRGERFLRKGPVHVHGVVMVKVSSKCRSSRHSKLLRSYRNCIQVESKYPNFLSHRTHKISPMCGSNNIIPEVEEVFEFPVATVLNLLKKWSQLHFMKVVGVLACTMLLIPSANAVDALKTCTCLLKECRLELAKCIANPSCAANVACLQTCNNRPDETECQIKCGDLFENNVVDEFNECAVSRKKCVPRKSDIGEFPVPDPAVLVKNFNIADFSGKWFITSGLNPTFDTFDCQLHEFHTESNKLVGNLSWRIRTPDGGFFTRSTMQRFVQDPNQPGILYNHDNEYLHYQDDWYVLSSKIENKPDDYVFVYYQGRNDAWDGYGGAVVYTRSATLPESIVPELEKAAKSVGRDFNKFIRTDNTCGPEPPLVERLEKTVEEGEKTIIREVEEIEGELGKTEKTFFETLMEGFKELRKDEEYFLKELSKEEMDLLSELKMEASEVEKLFGRALPLRKLR; encoded by the exons ATGGCATTGGCAGCACATCCAACTTGTTTCTCCCATGATGAAAGTACCAGTTCATGTTGTGCATCATGGCTTAAAAGAGGTGAAAGGTTTCTGAGGAAGGGGCCTGTTCATGTTCATGGAGTAGTTATGGTCAAAGTTTCCTCCAAATGCAGAAGTTCCAGACATTCCAAGCTATTAAGATCTTACAGAAATTGTATTCAGGTGGAGTCCAAATATCCAAATTTTCTCTCACACAGAACACACAAGATTTCTCCAATGTGTGGCAGTAATAACATTATACCTGAG GTAGAAGAGGTATTTGAATTTCCAGTTGCAACTGTATTGAATCTTTTAAAGAAATGGAGCCAGTTGCATTTCATGAAAGTAGTCGGTGTACTAGCTTGCACAATGTTGCTTATTCCTTCAGCCAATGCTGTTGATGCTCTCAAAACATGTACTTGCTTACTGAAGGAATGCAG GTTGGAACTCGCCAAGTGCATTGCAAACCCATCTTGCGCAGCCAATGTTGCTTGTCTCCAGACCTGCAACAACAGACCTGATGAGACTGAATGCCAG ATTAAATGTGGAGACCTTTTTGAAAACAATGTGGTAGATGAATTCAACGAGTGTGCTGTCTCACGAAAGAAATGTGTGCCTAGAAAATCTGATATAGGAGAATTTCCTGTCCCAGACCCAGCTGTTCTTGTTAAGAACTTTAACATTGCAGATTTCAGTGGGAAGTGGTTCATAACTAGTGGCCTAAATCCTACATTTGATACTTTTGATTGCCAATTGCATGAATTCCACACAGAGTCCAACAAACTTGTGGGAAATTTGTCATGGCGAATACGAACTCCAGACGGTGGGTTTTTCACCCGATCAACAATGCAGAGATTTGTACAAGATCCAAACCAGCCTGGAATACTCTACAATCACGATAATGAGTATCTTCACTACCAGGATGACTG GTATGTTTTGTCATCCAAGATAGAGAACAAACCAGATGACTACGTATTTGTATACTATCAGGGAAGGAATGATGCATGGGATGGATATGGCGGTGCTGTTGTGTACACAAGAAGTGCAACTTTGCCTGAAAGTATTGTACCAGAACTAGAAAAGGCGGCTAAAAGTGTAGGACGAGACTTCAACAAATTCATTAGAACAGACAATACTTGTGGGCCTGAGCCTCCTCTTGTTGAGAGACTTGAAAAGACTGTGGAGGAAGGAGAGAAGACAATTATAAGGgaggttgaagaaattgaaGGGGAGTTAGGGAAGACTGAAAAGACCTTTTTTGAAACATTGATGGAAGGATTTAAAGAGCTCAGAAAAGATGAGGAATACTTCTTAAAGGAATTGAGCAAAGAGGAGATGGATCTTTTGAGTGAACTAAAAATGGAAGCAAGCGAGGTAGAAAAGCTCTTTGGACGAGCACTGCCACTGAGGAAGCTaagataa
- the LOC100251076 gene encoding probable serine/threonine-protein kinase PBL26, giving the protein MVEKSETFTFWELASATKNFRQECLLGEGAFGRVYKGQLENSGQDVAVKQLDRNGLHGNKEFLQEVSMLSLLDHENLVNLVGYCADGEQRLLVCEYMSLGSLVDHLFEMKPDQEPLSWPTRMNLALGAARGVEYLHEKANPPVLYRDLKSSNILLCGDFHPKLSTFGLGKAKSVGDKMQVSRVMGTYGYCAPEYSRDSQFTLKSDIYSFGVVLLELITGRKAIDTTRPMDEQNLVSWAQPKFRDPKKFPEMADPLLKRRFPEKSLNQAVAIAAMCLQEEASVRPLISDVVTTLSFLVASKEENMCDTTPLPSLPPADSGHEKGGDSSEHTSDHEDEGSDCSKSGSQEGSEEESEEEHQHDHNRPSRDGSEQGDHDSGDECHSAVTGSNEWGSNSSHNSNSL; this is encoded by the exons ATGGTGGAAAAATCAGAGA CTTTCACTTTCTGGGAACTGGCCTCTGCAACGAAGAATTTCCGTCAAGAATGTCTACTGGGGGAAGGTGCATTCGGAAGAGTGTATAAGGGACAACTTGAGAACAGTGGGCAG GATGTTGCTGTGAAGCAACTAGACAGGAATGGATTGCATGGAAACAAGGAGTTCCTTCAGGAGGTTTCGATGCTGAGTCTCCTGGACCATGAAAATCTGGTCAATCTAGTTGGATACTGCGCTGATGGTGAGCAGAGGCTTTTGGTGTGTGAATACATGTCATTGGGTTCTCTGGTTGATCATCTGTTTG AGATGAAACCAGACCAAGAACCACTAAGCTGgcctacaagaatgaatttagCTCTAGGGGCTGCCAGAGGTGTCGAGTATTTGCACGAAAAGGCTAATCCCCCGGTTCTATACCGAGATTTAAAGTCGTCAAACATCTTGCTGTGTGGAGATTTCCATCCAAAACTCTCCACTTTCGGGCTGGGCAAGGCCAAGTCTGTTGGCGATAAGATGCAAGTGTCTCGGGTGATGGGGACTTATGGCTACTGTGCTCCTGAGTATTCAAGGGACAGTCAGTTTACTTTGAAGTCAGATATATACAGCTTCGGAGTCGTTCTACTAGAGCTCATCACCGGTCGAAAAGCCATCGACACGACTAGGCCAATGGATGAGCAAAATCTCGTTTCTTGG GCACAACCCAAGTTCAGGGACCCCAAAAAGTTCCCAGAAATGGCGGATCCCCTTCTCAAGAGGCGGTTTCCGGAGAAGAGCCTGAATCAAGCGGTGGCAATAGCAGCAATGTGTCTTCAAGAGGAGGCATCAGTGCGCCCCTTGATCAGCGACGTTGTAACAACCCTTAGCTTCCTTGTAGCGTCTAAAGAGGAAAATATGTGTGACACCACCCCTCTCCCAAGTCTTCCTCCGGCCGATAGTGGCCATGAAAAGGGCGGAGACAGCTCAGAACACACCTCTGATCATGAGGATGAAGGCAGCGATTGCAGCAAGAGCGGGTCACAGGAGGGGAGTGAAGAGGAGAGCGAAGAGGAACACCAGCACGATCATAACAGGCCGTCCCGGGATGGAAGTGAGCAGGGTGACCACGACAGTGGAGATGAGTGTCATAGCGCTGTGACGGGATCCAATGAATGGGGCTCAAATTCAAGCCATAACAGCAACAGCTTATGA